In Flavobacteriales bacterium, the genomic stretch ATAGAGTTTTAAAACCAGGAGGAATCCTTATTTTTGCAGAGAATATCAAAGCCACACAAGCCCATCAATATGCTAGAAAAAAATTTACATCATGGGGCAATAGATGGTATTACCCAACGATAAAAGACCTCCAAAAGTATTCATTTAACTTTGAATCTTTTCAATACCAAACAACAGGCCTTTTATCTCCTTTTGGTAGGTCTGAAAAACAACGTAAAGTTTTGAGTAAATTAGACCATTTTTTTTGTACTGTTACCCCTAATGAATGGAAATATATTTTATTTGGAGTTGCCAGAAAGTAACTGTTTATAGCGGTCTCTTTGATTGTAAAAACTGTAAACAAAATCCGTAGAACGTAAAAATCTTATTTTCCCTTCTGCTAAACGTTCTATTTCTTTCATGGTCTCCACATTATTATAATAGGAAGGATAAACACTTGAAGCGATCTTGATTATTTTTGTGGTATCAGCTATTAACTTGTACTTTTTTAAATAAGCTAACAAATAAGTTTCTATAGCTTCCAAACTCATCTTATTATAAGCTTCAGCAAATATCCCTGCACAAAATAATTTTTCATGCTCATTCAACTCTTCATGAACTTGACTAGTCATATCACTTAAACGATGAATAACTTGGTCTCCATTTGTTCTGATATAAGAAAACGCCTTTCCTTGAACACCTTTAAGAATAAAATGAACATGAATATACGCCACCTTTCGAGTCATTGGCAACACTTCTTTTCCGTCTTCAAACTGAAAACTAGCAATATTAGATAATGAAGTCAACACCAACTCATCACTTTCACATAAAGCCTTACCCTGTTGATCAAATAAACAAACAGCATCTTTAGTTATTTTAACCGTTTTAATTACTGTATCTAATTTTAGCTCCAATTTATTTTGGTCAATCAGTTGATACACACTCTTTTTTAAATCAGCAGCTCCTCTAATTGGATATAAATAATTTGAAGGAACAAGGGAAAAACGTACATCTGGAGCTTGGATTGTTGTTTTTATATTCTTTACTCCTTTTATTATTTTTTGGGCTGAAAGCACATTTGCTTTGTAATCGTATGGGATTAACCACCTTTTATAAGCTATTGTTGGTTGTGGTGCTAATGAGGTTAATTTAATATTTAGCAACTTTCTTATAAGTTGATAGGTTGATTTTTCGTAACTCCAAATATGACAACCAGCTTCTACTTCAGGAAAACCTTTATGCTTTACAGTAGTCCATGCTCCACCTGCGACTGATCTTTCATCAATATTAAGAACAGTTTTGTTTTCTATTTTTTTTAAAAAGCAAGCCTCAATCAATGAGATCGGACTTGTCCCAACAATCACCACATTACACCTATACATAAAAACACCTAAATCGAGCCAAATTTACAATAAACTTAGTTTGATTCAAATGATTAATGTATTTTTGGAAAAACTTAGTTTAACAAACATGATTACAAACAAAAGAGTACTTGTTACTGGAGGAGCTGGATTCATTGGTTCTAATATTATTGAAAAATTATTAAAGCAAAACAATAAGATTGTTTGTTTAGACAACTTCTCTACTGGAAAAATAGAAAACATCGAACAATTTATCCACAACGATGACTTTACTCTAATAGAGGGGGATATCCAGAATTTTGAGACGTGTAAAAAAGCTTGCGAGCAAGTTGACATCATATTGCATCAAGCAGCATTGGGTTCAGTTCCAAGGTCTATTAATGATCCCGTTACGACCAACAATGTAAACATTACAGGTTTTCTAAACATGCTTGTTGCTGCTAAAGAAAACAACATCAAACGTTTTGTCTATGCTGCAAGTTCTTCTACATATGGAGATTCTATGCAATTACCCAAAATAGAGGAGAATATTGGTAAACCGCTCTCTCCTTATGCTGTTACTAAATATGTAAATGAACTATATGCTGGTGTATTTTCTTCGCTATACGGTCTAGAGTTAATCGGTTTACGTTATTTTAATGTATTCGGGAGAAGACAAAATCCAGAGGGAGCCTATGCAGCTGCCATTCCTAAATTTGTAACAGCTTTTATGAAGCACACTGCTCCAACCATTCATGGAGATGGAACGCAAACAAGAGACTTTACATACATTGACAATGTAATACAAGCCAATGAACTTGCAGCTACTACGACTAATGTTGATGCCTTAAACCAAGTCTATAACGTGGCTTGTGGAGAAGAAACAGTTTTAAACGATTTAATCAGTCAGATAAAAGCCCATTTAACAACTTTCGATGCTGAGATTGAAACCATTTCTCCTGCTCACATTGCAGAACGAACAGGAGATGTTAGGTATTCTCTAGCCTCTATCGAAAAAGCCAAAAGGTATCTAGGTTATAAGCCTAGTCACACATTTAGTGAAGGACTAAAAGAAGCAATAGAATGGTATTGGAATAATTTAAAATAGTTCTTGACGTTTATTAAGAATATTTACTGCACATAGATGAAATTTATCAATGATTCTTATATTAAAAATGTAGGTATTCTATTTTCTGGGAATGTTTTTGCTCAACTTATCCCTCTTGCCTTAGCTCCTATAATCACTCGATTATTTAGTCCCGAAGAACTAGGAATACAAGGTAACTTTATTGCACTGGCAACGTTAATCAGTATTGTTGCCAATGGCAGGTTGGAATTGGCTATAGTGCTCCCCAAAAAAACACAGGAAGCGATTCAACTGTTAAAGGTTGGCTTAAAAATTAGCATTATCGTTTCCCTTTTAATGTTGGCTTTGCCATTATTAGGGAGCATCGTTGAAGACTTTTATAAAACCAACTATTTACAGCGATTTCTCCCTTTAATCAGCATTACTGTTTTAACCATTTCTTCCCACAATCTTCTTATTCAATGGTTGGTTAGATCTCAACGCTTTCGTACGATTTCTACGATAAAAGTGCTGCTCTCATTATCCACCAATGTTTTGTTTATTCTATATGGATGGCTCAACTATAAAGCTGAAGGGTTAATCTACGGGTATCTGTTAGGTTTTATTTTTTCTACAATTGTTTTATTTTTTATTATTCAAAGAGGAATTAATTGGAAGGCAACCACTTCAATGAGTACTTTAACATTAATAAAAAAGTATAAAGATTTTCCGTTAATCAACAGCTTACATGCCTTTTCAGATATTCTATTTTCAGAATTTATCATCTTAATCATCATTACTCATCACTTTGGAATTGCTACTACAGGAATTTATGTCATCATGGTAAAATACCTAAAAGCACCTACCCGATTTATAGGCAGTGCTATAGGGCAAGTATTTTATGCTGAAGCGAACATTGCGTTTCAACAGCAAAAAAACACCACTCCCTATTTAAGCAAATCTATCTTAATTGCTCTAATTGTTGCACTCCCTCTTGTTTTATTCATTTTATTACTAGGGCCACAATTGTTTGAGTGGTATCTTGGAGAAGCTTGGAGTAAGGTTGGGGTATATGCTAAATATTTGATTCTTCCCATTGCACTTGGATTAATTTCATCACCAATATCTTCTATTCCCTTAATTTATAACCAACAAAAAAAATCCTTTGTCATAAACTTAATAGGAATGACATTAAGCGCCTTAACTTTTTATATTGCAGCCGCTTCTTTTTCTTCCATAACTATTGCTTTATTGGCTTTTTCCATCCCACAAACTATACTATACCTTTATTTATTAATCTGGTATTATCAACTTTCTAAAACTTAAATTCGTATTTTTGCGGGCGCATGTCACTATTTAAGCAGCTATTTAAATCTGATTTTATTAAAAACTCTTCCATTCTAATAATGGGAACAGTTTTGGCTCAGCTTATCCCTATTTTAGCTCAGCCATTTATCAGGAGGGTTTATACAGATGCTGAAACTGGCCGTTTAGATTTATACATGAGTTTTGTAGCAATATTGGCTTCATTTGTTCACCTCAATTATGCCAAAACGATTGTGATTCCCAAAAGCGAACAATCAGCCTCAAATTTATTAGCTGGATCGGTAGTCAGTAGCTTTGTTGTGTCGTTCTTCATTTTGATTATTTTTTTATTATTTGGTGAATCGATTTTAATTTTTTTCAATCTTCCTATTGCGTTTTTACCTTGGATGAAATTTATTCCTTTTAGTATCTTTTTAATTGGTTCCTACAATTCTATTACATTTTGGTTAACCAGACAGAAAAAGTTCAAAGCTATTGCCCTAAATAAATTTTCAAGAAGAACAGGAGAAGCAGGGACGCAAATACTGGCTAAAAACATTAGCTCAAACGGGCTTATTATTGGAGTAATCGTCGGGGACATCATTAACCTTTTTAGTAATTTAATTCAACTAAAAAACACCTCTTTCAGTTTCAACAACCTCTCATTTCAAAAAATTAAGTCTGAATTTAAAAACTATAAAGACTTTCCTATCTATAGTTTATTACCAACAGTTTTGAACACATTAAGCTCCAATCTCCCTGTGATTATGATTACCTCATTTTTCTCTGATAAAATAGCAGGTCAGTTTGGTTTAAGTCGAATGGTTTTAGCAATTCCATTAGCGTTAATTTCTGTTTCCATATCGCAAGTATTACTGCAAAAAGTTGCTGAAAAGCGCCAAAACAATGAGAACGTCAAGTTGTTGATGAGAAATGTATTGTTTTTTTTAGGAGGTATATCAATTATTGGTACCATCATTATTTATTTTTTTAGTTCTCCTTTATTTAACATGGCATTCGGAGGTAAATGGGAATTAGCAGCAACGTTATCTCAAACACTAATTTTTTATTTTAGCATTTCATTTATTGCCACTCCTATTTCTGTTATTTTCATTGCTTTTGAAGAAGTTAAAATTAATAGTATTTGGCAAACCATGCATTTTTTAGCTATTGCTTCACTCTATTTCTTCCAACACCTCCCCATTTTAGAGTTTATTCAAACATTCACAATCATCAACATTATCTCTTATAGCATCTATATCTCTCTTACGTATTATATCATAAAAAAATACCACCAAAGCATTTTAAAATAAAATTTTACCTTTGCCAAAATTTTTGAATGATTCTATTTCTTAAAAGACATACCTTATTTAGCGTATATACCTTTATACTTTTAATTCTGGGCTATGGTATGTGGGAAACATCGGGCAGTAAATACTTGGCTAACCTAGGTATTTATTTTTTCTCCTTTTCTGCATCTTACTTTTTAGTCTTGAACTTAATAAAGAGACGAGCGCATTTATTGCAATTTAAGTTCAACATCAAACTGTTTAAGTTTGAATATATCATTGCATTATCCGTTATGCTAATTATTGCCCATTACCTCTATTTGGGTTATATCCCTGTCATTCGAGCTATGGGGCTAAACACTATTGACGAGATAGCCTGGGTACGGACTAATATTACAATCAACAACAATACTTTCTTCAATTACGCTAGCAGCATTTTAATTAGAGCCGTTCTTCCTTTTACATTGCTTTATCTTGCAACACGAAAACAAACAGCTTTATTAATCGCCCTAAGTTTACTATTTAGTTTTTATGCTTTTTCTTTAATGCAAAAAAGTTATATCGTTACGCTTATTTTACCAACTTTAATTTACGCGATCTACAATAAAAAAATTATTCAATCTGTTTTCAACTTATTTTTAATTGTAGGGATAATATTAAGCATTGGCTATATCAGTAACCCCAAGTTAAACCCAACCAAACAGCCTCCTAAACCAACGACAACAATTAAAAAGAAAACTCCTCCCCCTAAAAGTACACTTAGCCCTATTCTATTGGGGTTAAAAAACAGGGTACTTGTTGTCCCGGGAAGAATGGTTTCGAATTGGTTTGACCACGTCCCCAACACGCTCCCTTTTCTTGGGGTAGATGGCTATAGAATCATTGCAAAAATCCGAGGAAAAGAGCACCATGATTATGGAAAAGACTTATACCCCATTATCAGTGCTAAATTTCATAAAAGAGGATTAACTGGGACCGTAAATGTAGCTAGTTTTATGTATGAATATGCATATTTTGGAAAACTAGGGTTAATTTTATCTGGCCTTATTCTTTCTAGTATTATCGCTTTTTGTGAAGTACTGTTTTCGAAACATTTTATTTTAAAATTAGCCATTAACCTTTATCCTATTCTTATTTTAAGTTCAACAGCTTTAACCACCTCTTTATTATCTGGTGGCTGGATCTTTTTAATTCTTTTATACATTACCTACCAACATCATTTAAGTTTTCAGTCCCTTAAGACAGTATAATATGGCAGCAACAAACAAGACAATTGCATTATTGGTTTTTAACAATTTTAAAAACGATAGTCGAGTACTAAAAGAAGCCCTTTCATTATCCAAAGCAGGATATAACGTTGAGGTTATCGCTCACCATGATAAAGGACTTGAAAAAGAAGAAAAAATAGGGGAAGTAACAGTGAAACGTGTGAGTTACTTAGACCGAACAACAGCTGGCACATTCACTAAAATCATAGCATATATCCAATTTATTTTTGCTGCTTTAAAACAAACTAAAAATGCTGATTTTTTACACTGCAACGACTTAAACACCTTACCGATTGGATATTTAGCAAAA encodes the following:
- a CDS encoding SDR family oxidoreductase, which gives rise to MITNKRVLVTGGAGFIGSNIIEKLLKQNNKIVCLDNFSTGKIENIEQFIHNDDFTLIEGDIQNFETCKKACEQVDIILHQAALGSVPRSINDPVTTNNVNITGFLNMLVAAKENNIKRFVYAASSSTYGDSMQLPKIEENIGKPLSPYAVTKYVNELYAGVFSSLYGLELIGLRYFNVFGRRQNPEGAYAAAIPKFVTAFMKHTAPTIHGDGTQTRDFTYIDNVIQANELAATTTNVDALNQVYNVACGEETVLNDLISQIKAHLTTFDAEIETISPAHIAERTGDVRYSLASIEKAKRYLGYKPSHTFSEGLKEAIEWYWNNLK
- a CDS encoding oligosaccharide flippase family protein — translated: MKFINDSYIKNVGILFSGNVFAQLIPLALAPIITRLFSPEELGIQGNFIALATLISIVANGRLELAIVLPKKTQEAIQLLKVGLKISIIVSLLMLALPLLGSIVEDFYKTNYLQRFLPLISITVLTISSHNLLIQWLVRSQRFRTISTIKVLLSLSTNVLFILYGWLNYKAEGLIYGYLLGFIFSTIVLFFIIQRGINWKATTSMSTLTLIKKYKDFPLINSLHAFSDILFSEFIILIIITHHFGIATTGIYVIMVKYLKAPTRFIGSAIGQVFYAEANIAFQQQKNTTPYLSKSILIALIVALPLVLFILLLGPQLFEWYLGEAWSKVGVYAKYLILPIALGLISSPISSIPLIYNQQKKSFVINLIGMTLSALTFYIAAASFSSITIALLAFSIPQTILYLYLLIWYYQLSKT
- a CDS encoding oligosaccharide flippase family protein, giving the protein MSLFKQLFKSDFIKNSSILIMGTVLAQLIPILAQPFIRRVYTDAETGRLDLYMSFVAILASFVHLNYAKTIVIPKSEQSASNLLAGSVVSSFVVSFFILIIFLLFGESILIFFNLPIAFLPWMKFIPFSIFLIGSYNSITFWLTRQKKFKAIALNKFSRRTGEAGTQILAKNISSNGLIIGVIVGDIINLFSNLIQLKNTSFSFNNLSFQKIKSEFKNYKDFPIYSLLPTVLNTLSSNLPVIMITSFFSDKIAGQFGLSRMVLAIPLALISVSISQVLLQKVAEKRQNNENVKLLMRNVLFFLGGISIIGTIIIYFFSSPLFNMAFGGKWELAATLSQTLIFYFSISFIATPISVIFIAFEEVKINSIWQTMHFLAIASLYFFQHLPILEFIQTFTIINIISYSIYISLTYYIIKKYHQSILK